One genomic region from Microcebus murinus isolate Inina chromosome 32, M.murinus_Inina_mat1.0, whole genome shotgun sequence encodes:
- the RPL28 gene encoding large ribosomal subunit protein eL28: MSAHLQWMVVRNCSSFLIKRNKQTYSTEPNNLKARNSFRYNGLIHRKTVGVEPAADGKGVVVVMKRRSGQRKPATSYVRTTINKNARATLSSIRHMIRKNKYRPDLRMAAIRRASAILRSQKPVMVKRKRTRHTKSS, from the exons ATGTCCGCGCATCTGCAGTGGATGGTCGTGCGGAACTGCTCCAGCTTCCTGATCAAGAGGAATAAGCAGACGTACAGCACC GAGCCCAATAACCTGAAGGCCCGCAACTCCTTCCGCTACAACGGGCTGATTCACCGCAAGACGGTGGGCGTGGAGCCGGCGGCCGACGGCAAAGGTGTCGTGGTGGTCATGAAGCGGAGATCCG GCCAGCGGAAGCCTGCCACCTCCTATGTGCGGACCACTATCAACAAGAACGCCCGGGCCACCCTCAGCAGCATCCGGCACATGATCCGCAAGAACAAGTACCGCCCGGATCTGCGCATG GCTGCCATCCGCAGGGCCAGTGCCATCCTGCGCAGCCAGAAGCCTGTTATGGTGAAGAGGAAGCGCACGCGCCACACCAAGAGCTCCTga
- the TMEM238 gene encoding transmembrane protein 238, with product MAAPAVCTSLGPPSGAPSAPAAAPVPAAGLGRCRVALLLAVALDVAGMAALLTGVFAQLQVRGRDFGDLLIYSGALLVFLSLLGWILWYTGNIEISRQELERDYGLRPSALARLARKLSRRWSAPAAPGRRQPPGSRGARRAARAPPPPAAGSRRVRLQLATLEAGPGAAGAGSE from the coding sequence ATGGCGGCGCCCGCGGTGTGCACCTCGCTGGGGCCCCCGTCCGGGGCCCCGTCCGCGCCGGCGGCCGCACCCGTGCCCGCGGCCGGCCTGGGCCGCTGCCGGGTGGCGCTGCTGCTGGCGGTGGCGCTGGACGTGGCGGGCATGGCGGCGCTGCTGACCGGCGTGTTCGCGCAGCTGCAGGTGCGCGGCCGCGACTTCGGCGACCTGCTCATCTACTCGGGCGCGCTGCTCGTCTTCCTGAGCCTGCTCGGCTGGATCCTCTGGTACACCGGCAACATCGAGATCTCGCGCCAGGAGCTCGAGCGCGACTACGGCCTGCGACCCTCGGCGCTCGCCCGCCTCGCGCGCAAGCTGTCCCGCCGCTGGTCGGCGCCCGCCGCCCCGGGCCGGCGCCAGCCGCCCGGCTCCCGGGGAGCGCGCCGAGCCGcccgcgcgcccccgccgcccgccgccggcTCCCGCCGCGTGCGCCTGCAGCTCGCCACGCTCGAGGCCGGGcccggggcggcgggcgcgggcagCGAGTGA